From the genome of Virgibacillus siamensis, one region includes:
- a CDS encoding ABC transporter substrate-binding protein, giving the protein MKKGKLIFLLSIVFAMVFSLAACSGDEEASGKDGEVKLDFWVFGATNYKDLAKEYEKEHPGVKIQVKTSETEDHHNSLFTALSAGSGAPDLAMLEIDQLDRFKQAQDRFVNLYDLGAEEVQDKYLDWKWEIGENNEGDFLFGLPTDIGPKAMFYRTDLFEEAGLPTDPDKVEELIQSKEDFIEVGKQIKEKTGKPMLDSMEMAYRAVIDGAEKSFFDKEGNLLIENEGNAVRKAYDLAVKLNELGLVGEYQMWTPEWGNAVNNGGFAVELGAAWLKGWMLDNAPDASGKFRVATLPKEFAGNWGGSYIAIPNETEHQEEAYKFAKWLVSPENQLKSFQSEAGLFPSSSEVYKMDKFKNTKDKFFGGQKTAQYFANAAQDISVIYKGPKYMSAHNEILNAMNNVQQQGADPEKEWNAAVERIKAIVNR; this is encoded by the coding sequence ATGAAGAAAGGCAAATTAATATTTTTGTTAAGTATTGTATTTGCAATGGTCTTTTCACTTGCTGCCTGCAGTGGTGATGAAGAAGCAAGCGGAAAAGACGGGGAAGTTAAATTGGATTTTTGGGTGTTTGGGGCAACAAATTATAAAGATTTAGCTAAGGAATATGAAAAAGAACATCCTGGAGTAAAGATCCAGGTAAAAACATCAGAAACAGAAGACCATCACAACAGCTTATTCACGGCGTTATCTGCCGGAAGCGGAGCACCCGACCTGGCCATGTTGGAAATTGATCAGTTAGATCGATTCAAGCAAGCACAAGATAGATTCGTAAACTTATATGATCTGGGCGCTGAAGAAGTTCAAGATAAGTATTTGGATTGGAAATGGGAAATAGGCGAAAACAATGAAGGGGATTTCCTGTTTGGATTACCAACGGACATTGGACCAAAGGCAATGTTTTACCGCACAGATTTATTTGAAGAAGCTGGATTGCCTACTGATCCGGATAAGGTAGAGGAATTAATCCAATCAAAAGAAGATTTCATTGAAGTTGGTAAGCAAATCAAAGAAAAAACCGGTAAACCGATGTTGGATAGTATGGAAATGGCATACCGTGCAGTAATTGATGGAGCGGAGAAGAGTTTTTTTGATAAAGAGGGTAACTTATTAATTGAAAATGAAGGAAATGCTGTTCGTAAAGCATACGATTTAGCTGTTAAGTTAAATGAATTAGGTCTTGTCGGAGAGTATCAAATGTGGACTCCTGAATGGGGTAATGCTGTAAATAATGGCGGTTTTGCCGTTGAGTTGGGTGCGGCGTGGTTAAAAGGCTGGATGTTGGACAACGCTCCTGATGCATCAGGTAAGTTCCGGGTTGCAACATTACCGAAAGAATTTGCAGGTAACTGGGGCGGTTCATATATAGCTATTCCGAATGAAACAGAACACCAGGAAGAAGCGTATAAATTTGCAAAATGGCTGGTTTCTCCTGAAAATCAATTAAAATCATTCCAAAGTGAAGCGGGATTGTTCCCATCATCATCTGAAGTATATAAAATGGATAAATTCAAGAATACAAAAGATAAATTTTTCGGCGGTCAAAAGACAGCACAATACTTCGCAAATGCAGCACAGGATATCAGTGTTATTTACAAAGGCCCGAAATACATGTCGGCCCATAACGAAATCCTGAATGCGATGAATAATGTTCAGCAGCAAGGGGCAGACCCTGAAAAAGAATGGAATGCTGCAGTCGAACGGATTAAGGCTATAGTCAATAGATAA
- the rlmH gene encoding 23S rRNA (pseudouridine(1915)-N(3))-methyltransferase RlmH — protein MNIKIIAVGKLKEKYLKQGIQEYLKRLNSYAKVDIVEVADEKAPENMSEAEMQEVMRKEGERILSNIGQDTYVITLEIEGKMLASEQLAAKMDELATYGKSKIAFVIGGSLGISKDVRHRSDLALSFSKMTFPHQVMRLILLEQVYRAFRIIRNEPYHK, from the coding sequence ATGAACATTAAAATCATAGCGGTCGGAAAACTGAAGGAAAAATATCTCAAACAGGGAATACAGGAATACTTGAAGCGTCTTAACTCCTACGCAAAGGTTGACATTGTGGAAGTTGCCGATGAAAAAGCACCGGAGAACATGAGCGAAGCGGAAATGCAGGAAGTGATGCGTAAGGAAGGCGAGCGGATTCTCAGCAATATTGGACAGGATACGTATGTGATTACATTGGAAATCGAAGGGAAGATGCTGGCTTCCGAACAACTGGCAGCTAAAATGGACGAGCTGGCCACATACGGGAAGAGCAAGATTGCTTTTGTGATTGGCGGGTCGCTTGGAATTAGCAAGGACGTGCGACATCGCAGTGATCTGGCGTTATCGTTTTCCAAAATGACTTTTCCCCATCAGGTTATGCGGCTGATTTTGTTGGAGCAGGTTTATCGGGCTTTTCGGATTATCAGAAATGAACCGTACCACAAATGA
- a CDS encoding amino acid permease: MNEQQLSRGLKNRHVQLIAIGGAIGTGLFLGAGKSIHLAGPSILFAYMITGVFAFFIMRSLGELLLTNLKYNSFVDIVKDYLGNMPAFITGWTYWFCWITIAMADLTAVGVYVQYWLPGVPQWIPGLIALVILLVMNLATVKLFGEMEFWFALIKIIAILGLIAVGIYMIISGFSTSSGPSSFTNLWSHGGMFPNGMTGFVLAFQMVVFAFAGVELVGLTASETSNPEKVIPKAINNIPLRILIFYIGALAVIMSIYPWNAVEPAESPFVQVFVTVGIAAAAGIINFVVLTSAASACNSAVFSTSRMLYSLSEEKNAPEPLSKLNKRNVPSNSLFLSTVVIFIAVVLNYIMPDGVFTLVSSIATTCFIWIWGILVVCHLKYRKTRPELAKKSKFKMPLYPLSNYLTLAFLAFILVVLGMAEDTRVALIITPVWFIALVVIYKIQKSKAEGQEEETVPGTH, translated from the coding sequence ATGAACGAGCAACAATTATCAAGAGGCTTAAAAAACAGGCATGTTCAGCTGATCGCAATTGGGGGAGCGATTGGAACGGGGCTGTTTCTTGGAGCGGGAAAATCTATTCATCTAGCAGGGCCGTCCATTTTATTCGCCTACATGATAACAGGGGTTTTTGCGTTTTTTATTATGCGTTCGCTCGGGGAACTGCTGTTAACCAACCTAAAGTATAATTCGTTTGTGGACATTGTAAAAGATTATTTAGGCAATATGCCAGCATTTATTACGGGATGGACATACTGGTTCTGCTGGATTACCATCGCCATGGCCGACTTAACGGCTGTCGGTGTCTATGTTCAATATTGGCTACCAGGGGTACCGCAGTGGATTCCGGGGTTAATTGCGCTGGTTATTTTACTTGTTATGAACCTTGCGACTGTAAAATTATTTGGTGAAATGGAATTCTGGTTCGCATTGATCAAGATTATCGCCATTCTGGGATTGATTGCAGTTGGTATTTATATGATTATCAGCGGCTTTTCCACCAGCTCGGGACCATCCAGTTTTACGAATTTATGGAGCCATGGAGGTATGTTTCCAAACGGCATGACAGGTTTTGTCCTGGCTTTTCAAATGGTCGTGTTTGCTTTTGCCGGCGTTGAATTGGTAGGGCTTACAGCAAGTGAAACATCGAACCCGGAAAAAGTAATTCCGAAAGCCATCAATAACATTCCGCTCCGCATATTGATTTTTTACATAGGGGCACTGGCGGTTATTATGAGTATTTATCCGTGGAATGCCGTAGAACCTGCCGAAAGCCCTTTTGTTCAGGTCTTTGTAACAGTGGGGATTGCAGCTGCTGCCGGTATTATTAACTTTGTTGTGCTGACATCCGCAGCATCAGCATGCAACAGCGCGGTTTTCAGTACAAGCCGGATGCTGTATTCGCTGTCCGAAGAAAAAAATGCACCTGAACCATTGTCAAAACTGAATAAGCGAAATGTACCGTCCAATTCATTGTTTCTTTCAACGGTCGTCATTTTTATTGCCGTTGTATTGAACTATATTATGCCGGATGGAGTATTTACACTCGTATCAAGCATTGCAACAACGTGTTTCATTTGGATTTGGGGAATTTTAGTCGTTTGCCATTTGAAATACCGGAAAACCAGACCGGAACTGGCAAAGAAAAGTAAATTTAAAATGCCTTTGTATCCGCTGTCAAATTACCTGACACTTGCATTTCTAGCGTTTATTCTTGTTGTTCTTGGAATGGCGGAAGATACACGTGTCGCCCTGATCATAACTCCTGTCTGGTTTATCGCTTTGGTTGTGATTTATAAAATACAGAAATCAAAAGCGGAAGGGCAAGAAGAGGAAACGGTACCTGGAACGCATTAA